A genome region from Marispirochaeta aestuarii includes the following:
- a CDS encoding zinc ribbon domain-containing protein → MMTEVFDKLRTLQDILSQKYEIEREIHDIPKALTTKTELLNRLKKSYIEKNAKRERINEKIKSLRIKLSDAETQRETYEKQMDQITTQREYEALDKEIRDATEKEQQLRKDILREEKELEEINATLEREESMIQLQEEELSAEQEKIKNESAQKEEVLKQLESEEKDVIPGLDEDILFKFERIIRSKSGVGIVPVKASVCTGCHMQLPSQFVNDVRNGEKILFCPYCSRILFYSESEIAEDAYYFQDEDTGSLADLVDSEE, encoded by the coding sequence ATGATGACCGAGGTTTTTGACAAATTACGTACCCTGCAGGATATTCTTTCGCAGAAGTACGAAATTGAACGGGAAATCCATGATATTCCCAAGGCGCTGACCACCAAAACCGAACTGTTGAACCGTCTCAAGAAATCGTATATCGAGAAAAATGCCAAACGAGAGCGGATTAACGAAAAAATCAAGTCTCTGCGTATCAAGCTCTCCGACGCTGAAACCCAGCGTGAGACCTATGAGAAGCAGATGGACCAGATTACCACTCAGCGTGAATACGAAGCCCTCGATAAAGAAATCCGTGACGCGACAGAAAAGGAACAGCAGCTGCGCAAGGACATTCTGCGGGAAGAGAAGGAACTTGAAGAGATCAATGCAACCCTCGAGCGGGAAGAGAGCATGATACAGCTCCAGGAAGAGGAACTCTCGGCGGAGCAGGAAAAGATAAAAAATGAGAGCGCCCAGAAGGAAGAGGTCCTCAAGCAGCTTGAATCTGAAGAGAAGGATGTTATTCCCGGATTGGACGAGGACATTCTCTTCAAATTCGAGAGAATTATTCGGTCAAAATCCGGTGTCGGTATTGTTCCGGTAAAAGCATCCGTTTGTACCGGATGTCACATGCAGCTTCCTTCGCAATTTGTGAATGATGTTCGCAACGGGGAGAAGATTCTTTTTTGTCCTTACTGCAGCAGGATTCTTTTTTACAGCGAATCAGAAATCGCTGAGGACGCATACTATTTCCAGGATGAGGACACTGGCAGTCTGGCAGACCTTGTCGATTCCGAGGAGTAG
- the rodA gene encoding rod shape-determining protein RodA, with protein MKLRSFLGFDIFIFLSVIALMLIGVLFIYSSGVSSSGIVYSNEYIKQIISISIGLVLCLLFSFGNYSRLGEWSLYFYLAGILVLVYTLVFGKVVNGARAWITLGSFHVGQPSELMKILTILYLGYFFDQHRNSIRKLSTLFMSLGIVALPMGLILLQPDMGTALVFVPIYLFSAFIALVPLRYLFFLVLSGFLTIILGILPEWNSAILHNEGFLIRILTEASFWPYLILVAVLITILSLIGFISYHRKYFYWTGFFAFSSALSFIGAFLMQKVLKDYQIMRLIVFLDPEIDPRGTGWHIIQSITAVGSGGLYGKGFLQGTQSQYRFLPMQSTDFIFSIIAEEWGFIGSFLILLLFTVVLLRGIYIIWTAKDRYGKIVGAGIVGMLFFHMVVNIGMTMGIMPITGIPLPFVSYGGSSILNSLISIGILLNIHQRRYHF; from the coding sequence ATGAAACTTCGATCATTTCTCGGCTTTGATATTTTCATTTTCCTATCCGTGATAGCCCTTATGCTTATCGGCGTTCTTTTTATATACTCATCAGGTGTTTCATCCAGCGGTATTGTTTACTCCAACGAATATATAAAGCAGATAATCTCCATATCAATCGGACTGGTACTGTGTCTCCTGTTCAGTTTTGGTAATTATTCACGCCTTGGCGAATGGTCTCTCTATTTTTATCTTGCCGGTATTCTGGTTCTGGTCTATACCCTTGTCTTTGGCAAAGTCGTCAACGGAGCCAGAGCATGGATAACCCTGGGTTCATTCCATGTGGGTCAACCGTCTGAATTAATGAAAATTCTTACAATACTCTACCTCGGATACTTTTTCGATCAGCACCGCAACTCCATCAGGAAGCTCAGCACCCTTTTCATGAGCCTGGGAATCGTTGCCCTTCCCATGGGCCTTATCCTCCTCCAGCCTGATATGGGAACAGCACTGGTATTTGTACCGATTTATCTTTTTTCGGCCTTTATTGCACTCGTACCGTTACGGTATCTTTTTTTCCTTGTCCTCAGCGGGTTCCTCACAATCATTCTCGGAATTCTCCCCGAATGGAACAGCGCAATCCTTCACAATGAAGGGTTCTTGATTCGTATTCTTACCGAGGCTTCCTTCTGGCCGTACCTGATTCTGGTGGCAGTACTGATCACCATACTATCGCTTATAGGCTTTATTTCGTATCACAGAAAATATTTTTACTGGACCGGTTTCTTTGCTTTTTCTTCTGCATTATCCTTTATCGGCGCATTTTTAATGCAAAAAGTGCTTAAGGATTATCAGATAATGCGGCTTATTGTATTTCTTGATCCGGAAATTGATCCCCGCGGGACCGGCTGGCATATTATACAATCGATTACAGCTGTAGGATCCGGAGGACTCTACGGCAAGGGTTTTTTGCAGGGGACTCAGAGCCAGTATCGATTTCTGCCCATGCAGAGTACTGACTTTATCTTTTCAATTATTGCCGAAGAGTGGGGATTCATCGGGAGTTTTCTGATTCTTCTTCTTTTTACTGTTGTTCTGCTTCGTGGAATTTATATAATTTGGACAGCGAAAGACCGATATGGAAAGATCGTTGGCGCTGGTATAGTAGGAATGCTTTTTTTTCATATGGTCGTTAATATCGGTATGACCATGGGAATTATGCCGATAACCGGGATACCTTTGCCGTTCGTTTCATACGGCGGCTCATCGATACTCAACTCCCTTATTTCCATAGGAATCCTGTTGAATATACATCAACGGCGATATCATTTCTAG
- the mreC gene encoding rod shape-determining protein MreC: protein MNENGFLFKRRRGLTLLAALFLSLVILVVDTKSFSINPAQFGYSVLSTFQIGFAGVKNFFRETANSITELKMLKSEYEALREKMEDYQLIQRDLVNLRSENERLRTLLELTEELDYRHIPSRIIAKDPSAYFHSFTINKGSRDGISRDMPVIAYQQGFQGVVGKILETGPFTSRVLPLISANCYVSSRLQNSRFEGLVQGGGGIHHPIIMRYVVKAAREEIQFGDLVETSGLDSIYPPDIFIGRVRSIGSKEWEPDLELSIEPIIDFSRLEYVVVLDIQSPTSGETSK, encoded by the coding sequence ATGAACGAAAATGGTTTTCTCTTCAAGCGCCGAAGGGGTTTAACACTCCTTGCGGCCTTATTTTTAAGCCTGGTGATTCTCGTGGTGGACACAAAGTCCTTTTCAATAAATCCCGCACAATTCGGGTATTCCGTACTTTCCACCTTCCAGATCGGATTTGCAGGGGTCAAGAACTTTTTCCGCGAAACTGCAAACTCCATCACGGAATTGAAGATGCTGAAAAGCGAATATGAAGCTCTCCGGGAAAAAATGGAGGATTATCAGCTGATCCAGAGAGATCTGGTTAATCTGCGGAGCGAGAATGAACGTCTCAGAACCCTGCTGGAATTAACGGAAGAACTGGATTATCGACATATTCCTTCAAGAATAATTGCAAAGGACCCCTCGGCATACTTCCATTCCTTTACTATTAATAAAGGGAGCCGGGACGGGATTTCCAGAGACATGCCGGTTATTGCCTATCAGCAGGGATTCCAGGGTGTCGTAGGTAAAATTCTGGAAACCGGACCCTTTACATCCAGAGTCCTCCCTCTGATCTCCGCAAACTGCTATGTCAGCAGCAGACTGCAGAACTCCCGCTTTGAAGGGCTTGTTCAGGGAGGAGGCGGAATACATCATCCAATAATCATGCGCTATGTCGTTAAGGCAGCCAGAGAAGAAATCCAGTTCGGGGATCTGGTTGAGACCTCGGGTCTCGATTCCATATATCCACCGGATATTTTTATCGGAAGGGTACGCTCAATCGGTTCCAAGGAGTGGGAACCGGATCTGGAACTTTCCATAGAACCTATTATAGATTTTTCCCGTCTGGAGTATGTCGTTGTTCTTGATATTCAGTCCCCAACTTCCGGAGAAACATCCAAATGA
- a CDS encoding rod shape-determining protein, with the protein MGAFNIADAFSTEIGIDLGTCNTLIYVRGKGIVISEPSVVAVERGTKKVVAVGVEAKRMLWKTPGDIIAIRPLRDGVIADLETTEKMIRYFISKVLPRRWFVKPRMVIGVPTCITEVERRAVEEAAYKAGAREVKVIEESLAAAIGAKIPIFEPAGHMICDIGGGTTEISVISLGGMVVSKAIRIGGDEFDEAIIKHVRNVHNLIVGEQTAENLKIKIGNAIADKTIEKMEIKGTDAITGLPRRLEIDSVEVREALQEPINAVIEEIKRTLGQTPPELAADIVERGIVMTGGGSLLKGLPKLISKETGVPVILAEDPLLCVANGAGMYFQHTKDMASNQTIYNNLNS; encoded by the coding sequence ATGGGAGCTTTTAATATCGCCGACGCGTTTTCCACTGAAATTGGTATAGATCTTGGTACCTGCAATACCCTTATCTATGTCAGGGGTAAAGGTATTGTAATCAGTGAACCCTCCGTAGTCGCCGTTGAACGGGGAACAAAAAAAGTCGTAGCCGTCGGTGTTGAAGCAAAAAGAATGCTCTGGAAGACTCCCGGGGATATTATTGCGATCCGGCCGCTCCGGGACGGAGTCATCGCGGACCTTGAGACCACCGAAAAAATGATCCGCTACTTTATCAGTAAAGTACTGCCCCGGCGTTGGTTCGTCAAACCGAGAATGGTCATAGGTGTTCCCACCTGTATCACCGAAGTTGAGCGCCGGGCAGTCGAAGAAGCGGCATATAAGGCAGGCGCCAGAGAGGTAAAGGTCATCGAGGAATCCCTTGCCGCTGCCATTGGAGCCAAGATTCCCATATTTGAACCCGCAGGGCACATGATCTGCGATATTGGGGGCGGGACAACAGAAATTTCTGTTATCTCCCTGGGCGGAATGGTCGTAAGCAAGGCCATCCGTATTGGGGGAGATGAGTTTGATGAAGCTATAATCAAACACGTCAGAAACGTTCACAACCTGATTGTGGGTGAGCAGACCGCAGAAAACCTGAAGATCAAGATTGGAAATGCAATTGCTGATAAAACCATAGAGAAGATGGAGATTAAAGGTACGGATGCAATAACGGGCCTGCCCCGCCGGCTTGAGATAGACTCGGTAGAGGTACGGGAAGCCCTTCAGGAACCGATCAACGCCGTAATCGAAGAGATAAAGAGAACTCTGGGACAAACCCCTCCGGAACTCGCAGCGGATATCGTTGAACGCGGGATCGTCATGACCGGAGGAGGCTCGCTCCTCAAGGGTCTGCCCAAGCTCATCAGCAAAGAAACCGGCGTGCCCGTTATACTGGCGGAGGACCCTCTTCTGTGCGTGGCCAACGGAGCGGGGATGTATTTTCAGCATACAAAGGATATGGCGAGCAACCAGACAATCTATAATAATCTGAATTCGTAA
- a CDS encoding tetratricopeptide repeat protein — MQLPKDRFNFSRASQGYGRRKSGLKMLVSGIVVVLSITVGALSINKIMQVNGNELSMREELKLLWEQMNYEQINLRCEEILDSSPLNPEALIYNGFSFFYRGVAKFTLEDKIPLFDQAIKHLRLADLAEDYPLKGSVHYILAKTYYHKGRYYSDLAIDYMLSSLELGYQGADSYEYLGLAYSELGEYGKSVEYFEKSLDQNPSDTLYLVLGQTYFSMEEFSRAEETLLRCLNATTDVATQQKARFLLGRIYMNREEYLKAEKQYREILAINRNSADSYFYLGSIYDELNDTIKARAEWRKALEIDPTHHGARQKLYN; from the coding sequence ATGCAACTACCAAAGGATCGGTTCAACTTTTCGCGTGCATCCCAGGGGTACGGAAGGCGTAAAAGCGGTCTTAAGATGCTTGTTTCCGGCATTGTTGTTGTTCTTTCCATAACTGTCGGTGCGCTTTCCATAAACAAGATTATGCAGGTCAATGGAAACGAGCTGAGCATGCGGGAGGAACTGAAACTCCTCTGGGAACAGATGAATTATGAACAGATAAATCTTCGCTGCGAGGAAATCCTGGATTCATCTCCGCTTAATCCGGAAGCTCTTATCTATAATGGTTTTTCCTTTTTTTACCGCGGGGTTGCAAAGTTTACCCTGGAAGACAAAATCCCCCTTTTTGATCAGGCAATAAAACACCTCAGGCTTGCAGACCTCGCGGAAGACTACCCCCTGAAGGGAAGCGTCCATTATATTCTGGCAAAAACATATTACCACAAAGGTCGTTATTACTCTGATCTTGCGATAGATTATATGCTGAGTTCCCTTGAATTGGGGTACCAGGGGGCAGACAGTTACGAGTACCTTGGTCTTGCGTACTCTGAACTCGGGGAGTACGGCAAGAGTGTAGAATATTTTGAGAAATCCCTTGATCAAAATCCATCCGATACTTTATATCTTGTTCTTGGACAGACCTATTTCTCGATGGAAGAGTTTTCCCGGGCTGAAGAAACCCTCCTGCGCTGCCTGAATGCAACGACTGATGTGGCTACGCAGCAAAAGGCCCGGTTTCTGCTGGGCAGGATATACATGAATCGTGAGGAATATCTGAAGGCTGAAAAGCAGTATCGAGAGATACTGGCGATCAACAGGAATTCAGCGGATTCATATTTTTATTTGGGCTCGATTTATGATGAATTGAATGATACTATCAAAGCGCGCGCTGAGTGGCGGAAGGCGCTTGAGATTGACCCGACGCACCATGGAGCGCGTCAGAAACTTTACAACTAA
- the mreD gene encoding rod shape-determining protein MreD: MIRHPAVQILMLTGLLLLETIIVRELGIIGLEPGIYLVFFIFIAHAQGSMRAVLIGFCLGLAVDFLSAAPLGLHSFSFSLVGYLAGSLRGKIFLDPIFMPMVLMFFAGLINLLTGTLLITIFSIAVSSHPFSGSFPLMLLFHALISPICFGLLRLTGIVPFNIRSEDR, translated from the coding sequence ATGATTCGCCATCCTGCTGTACAGATACTTATGCTGACGGGTTTACTCCTTCTGGAGACCATAATCGTCCGCGAACTGGGAATAATTGGACTTGAACCGGGGATTTATCTGGTGTTCTTTATTTTCATTGCCCATGCGCAAGGTTCGATGCGCGCAGTGCTTATTGGTTTTTGCCTGGGCCTTGCTGTGGATTTTCTGTCCGCAGCTCCTCTGGGCCTGCACAGCTTTTCCTTCAGCCTGGTCGGTTATCTGGCGGGTTCCTTGCGGGGGAAAATCTTTCTTGATCCCATTTTCATGCCCATGGTACTCATGTTTTTTGCCGGCCTGATCAACCTGCTTACCGGAACCCTGCTCATTACCATTTTTTCCATTGCAGTATCGAGCCATCCTTTCTCCGGTTCCTTTCCTTTGATGCTGTTGTTTCACGCCCTTATTTCTCCTATCTGTTTTGGACTTTTACGTCTTACCGGAATAGTGCCTTTCAATATTCGGAGTGAGGACCGATGA
- a CDS encoding TIGR03936 family radical SAM-associated protein, protein MRTNILDALGNSLLSVEKPARYVGGEYAIIRKPEDTKFRIALSFPDLYEIGMSNYSIRILYSMLNALEDVACERVFVPAPDFEELLNRKNLPLYSLENARPVRDFDILAFTVGYELSATSILSVLDMGGVPLRSADRGPGDPIVVAGGSALTNPAPLSNFLDAVFIGEAEQVWSELIEQLRDAKTKGAGRRELLELVHQHPNIWYPGKSEKTSRAVWQGFGCNPFFQKFPLPGMSAVQDHGVVEIMRGCPNGCRFCHAGVVYRPHREKEIDIIMEEAEYLFHKYGYREITLSSLSTGDYSQLQSLVDLLTARFSDRQVSFSLPSLRVNSFTLPILNRISEVRKSGLTFAVETPELAGQLSINKEVPAERIIEILNAAKKFGWRSAKFYFMIGLPQDSESTPQAIIDYLEEIRKKTGVRIHLTVNTFIPKPHTPFQRSYQLSEEKALNTIHSIRNGLNRKLYKFGYHSPFASILEGLISRGDERVGGIIEKAYYAGARLDAWEEYLNRDLWRKILQEESWDPISEVSRPRSADEVLPWDSIDIGVRKSYLEAEYRRAEKGELTDPCKQLCRHNCGACDDEKGIDLAQPALNDKPENKVQPIENARKFKRFLFSFTKEGPSRFLSHKNLVTVFQRLFTRQEIPVQYTQGFNPKPKLEFAHPLSLGVSSYHEVAMIFLDEDFEPREFSRLCNTSMPEGMRIISGTFFDFPQGVKSVMSYYHGSDYELKVRRNFAETHEQEIQNLFSPHLDTPLEQEENYVFRFFYPDGKADVKGISRLLRSSFTDNLEEFELTRIKTYFRSEHPDSVPVSLPGSSSGP, encoded by the coding sequence ATGCGTACCAATATTCTTGACGCTCTCGGCAACAGCCTGTTGTCGGTTGAAAAACCGGCACGCTATGTGGGCGGTGAATATGCCATCATCAGAAAGCCCGAGGATACGAAGTTTCGGATAGCTCTTTCATTTCCTGATCTGTATGAAATAGGCATGTCCAATTATTCCATCAGGATTCTTTATAGCATGCTGAATGCTCTGGAAGATGTCGCCTGCGAACGTGTCTTTGTTCCGGCTCCCGATTTTGAAGAGCTGTTGAACAGAAAAAACCTTCCCTTATACAGCCTTGAAAACGCCCGTCCCGTCCGGGATTTTGATATTCTGGCCTTTACCGTTGGTTATGAGCTCTCCGCTACGTCGATTCTTTCGGTTCTCGATATGGGCGGAGTGCCCCTCCGCAGCGCCGATAGAGGTCCCGGGGATCCCATAGTGGTTGCCGGTGGAAGTGCCTTGACAAATCCTGCTCCTTTATCGAATTTTCTGGATGCCGTATTCATAGGTGAAGCAGAGCAGGTCTGGAGCGAATTGATAGAACAACTGCGGGACGCAAAAACCAAAGGGGCTGGACGAAGGGAACTGCTCGAGCTGGTTCATCAGCATCCGAACATCTGGTACCCGGGAAAATCGGAAAAAACCTCTCGTGCTGTATGGCAGGGCTTCGGCTGCAATCCGTTCTTTCAAAAATTTCCTTTGCCCGGTATGAGCGCGGTACAGGATCATGGTGTTGTCGAGATAATGCGCGGATGCCCAAACGGCTGCAGATTTTGCCATGCCGGCGTCGTCTACAGGCCTCACAGGGAAAAAGAAATCGATATCATTATGGAAGAAGCGGAGTATCTTTTCCATAAATACGGTTACAGGGAGATAACCTTGTCGAGTCTTTCGACCGGGGACTATTCACAATTACAGTCTCTTGTAGACCTGCTTACAGCAAGATTTTCTGATCGTCAGGTTTCTTTCAGTCTGCCCTCTCTCAGGGTCAACAGTTTCACCCTGCCTATCCTGAATCGAATATCTGAAGTCCGTAAGAGTGGCTTGACCTTTGCCGTTGAGACTCCGGAACTTGCAGGACAACTGAGCATCAACAAGGAAGTACCGGCGGAAAGAATCATTGAAATACTCAATGCCGCGAAGAAATTCGGTTGGAGAAGCGCCAAGTTCTATTTTATGATCGGGCTTCCCCAGGATTCCGAGAGCACTCCCCAGGCCATCATCGATTACCTCGAGGAGATACGTAAAAAGACCGGAGTACGCATACATCTTACGGTTAACACCTTTATTCCCAAACCGCATACTCCTTTTCAGAGATCCTATCAGCTGAGCGAGGAAAAGGCACTCAATACAATTCACTCTATTCGGAACGGCCTGAACAGAAAGCTGTATAAATTCGGATACCATTCTCCTTTTGCCTCGATCCTCGAGGGCCTCATCTCGCGGGGGGATGAACGGGTAGGGGGCATTATAGAAAAAGCCTATTACGCGGGAGCCCGCCTGGACGCCTGGGAAGAATATCTCAATCGTGACCTGTGGCGAAAGATACTGCAGGAAGAAAGCTGGGATCCCATCAGTGAAGTCTCCCGTCCCCGGAGCGCAGATGAAGTTCTCCCCTGGGATTCCATTGATATAGGTGTACGTAAATCATACCTCGAGGCTGAATACAGACGGGCAGAAAAGGGTGAGCTTACCGACCCCTGTAAGCAGCTCTGCCGCCACAACTGCGGTGCCTGCGATGACGAAAAAGGAATTGATCTGGCACAACCTGCGTTGAATGATAAACCGGAAAATAAAGTGCAGCCTATAGAAAATGCGCGAAAATTCAAACGGTTTCTTTTCAGTTTTACGAAGGAAGGTCCCTCCAGGTTTCTTTCACATAAAAACCTTGTTACTGTTTTCCAACGGCTTTTCACCCGGCAGGAGATCCCGGTTCAGTATACCCAGGGTTTCAATCCCAAGCCTAAACTGGAGTTTGCACATCCCCTGTCTCTTGGAGTTTCGTCATACCATGAGGTTGCCATGATTTTCCTTGATGAAGATTTCGAACCCCGTGAATTCTCCCGTTTATGTAACACCTCGATGCCGGAGGGAATGAGAATTATTTCCGGAACCTTTTTCGATTTTCCCCAGGGTGTTAAATCTGTAATGTCTTATTACCATGGTTCAGATTACGAATTGAAAGTGCGAAGAAATTTTGCAGAAACACATGAACAGGAGATTCAAAACCTCTTTTCTCCACATTTAGATACTCCCCTTGAACAGGAGGAGAATTATGTGTTTCGATTTTTTTACCCCGACGGAAAAGCGGATGTAAAAGGAATCAGCCGTCTTTTACGCAGCAGCTTTACGGATAATCTTGAAGAATTTGAGCTTACCCGGATAAAAACCTATTTCAGGTCTGAACATCCGGATTCTGTTCCAGTTTCTTTGCCTGGTTCCAGTAGCGGTCCATAA
- the mrdA gene encoding penicillin-binding protein 2 yields the protein MSIGFGERDNPSNKLRLLTIGGIFVVSILIFVLYLFSLQVIRANEFQRRAQQVARRSSIISAQRGEIYDRNFDLPLAINIPSFAVNVIPAELSRADRKLIFPRLAEVLDLTVEQIEGRILPSYDHLYQPVEVASGVDLRTISYLAEHIDDFPGITWNNKSIRSYTVPGSLSHIIGYVGDITREELQVLYNQGYSQSSTLGKSGIEKVYDKLLRGTDGIRYSTVDVRGRRVFQPGVDVQAPVSGNNLVLTIDRRIQKLVEEALGPRVGSVVVLKPSTGEILAMVSYPWFNPNMFGTERDPSEYRKTSLDPRFPFLNRAIQASYAPASAFKTVMTTAILEEKVFPPEQKIDCPGYLRIGNRVFNCHKKTGHGPLDLKGGLAESCNVYFWTVGLRYLGVDRIINFSQQFGFGQTTNVDLPGETAGRVPSPQWKEETFNVKWVGGDTANISIGQGDLLVTPVQMANMMAMVVNEGIIYRPHFLKEIRDPVSGSVVEEQEPEILQQSTINPEVFKKVQEYLRGVIVDGTAKVVLTTQAVEVAGKTGTGEAGFEDQWSSWFVAYAPFNGPPEDQVVVAINVEAVNDWEWWAPKAANIIFQGIFADEDFKQAVKSLRWQWMFPDLFRDKP from the coding sequence ATGAGTATCGGTTTTGGCGAGCGGGATAACCCATCAAACAAACTGCGCCTTTTGACTATTGGCGGTATCTTTGTGGTAAGCATCCTGATTTTCGTTCTGTATCTGTTCAGTTTACAGGTGATCAGGGCTAATGAATTCCAGCGCCGGGCTCAACAGGTCGCCCGAAGGAGTTCGATAATCTCTGCCCAGCGGGGGGAGATTTACGACCGTAACTTTGACCTTCCCCTGGCCATTAATATCCCATCCTTCGCGGTGAACGTCATACCTGCGGAGCTTTCCAGGGCGGATCGCAAACTGATTTTTCCAAGGCTGGCCGAGGTCCTTGATCTGACGGTCGAACAGATTGAAGGAAGAATTCTGCCTTCCTATGATCACCTGTATCAGCCCGTAGAGGTCGCGTCGGGTGTCGATCTGAGGACCATCAGTTATCTTGCAGAACACATAGATGATTTTCCCGGTATTACCTGGAACAACAAATCAATTCGTTCCTACACCGTGCCGGGTTCTTTGTCGCACATCATCGGCTATGTAGGTGATATTACCAGGGAAGAGCTTCAGGTTCTGTATAACCAGGGATACTCCCAGTCTTCAACTCTTGGAAAGAGCGGAATTGAAAAAGTATACGACAAGCTGCTTAGGGGAACTGACGGAATTCGATATTCCACCGTGGATGTCAGGGGCAGAAGGGTTTTTCAGCCCGGCGTGGATGTGCAGGCCCCCGTTTCCGGCAACAACCTCGTTCTTACAATAGACCGCAGGATTCAGAAACTGGTGGAAGAAGCCCTTGGCCCCAGAGTCGGGTCTGTCGTTGTTTTAAAACCATCCACCGGGGAGATCCTTGCAATGGTATCGTATCCCTGGTTCAATCCAAACATGTTCGGAACGGAGAGGGATCCTTCCGAGTACAGAAAAACAAGCCTCGACCCCCGTTTTCCCTTTCTCAACAGGGCTATCCAGGCCTCCTATGCCCCAGCGTCGGCCTTCAAGACCGTTATGACAACGGCAATTCTGGAAGAGAAGGTGTTTCCTCCTGAACAGAAAATAGATTGCCCCGGCTATCTGCGTATCGGAAATCGGGTTTTCAACTGTCACAAAAAGACAGGTCATGGCCCCCTTGATCTGAAAGGAGGACTCGCTGAATCCTGTAATGTCTACTTCTGGACCGTTGGACTCCGCTACCTTGGCGTTGATCGTATAATAAACTTCTCCCAGCAGTTTGGTTTTGGACAGACGACGAATGTCGACCTTCCGGGAGAAACCGCAGGGAGGGTGCCGAGCCCGCAATGGAAAGAAGAGACATTTAATGTAAAATGGGTGGGTGGAGATACAGCCAATATATCAATAGGGCAGGGCGACCTGCTTGTTACTCCTGTACAGATGGCGAACATGATGGCCATGGTAGTCAACGAAGGTATTATTTACCGGCCGCATTTTCTAAAGGAAATACGGGATCCTGTTTCAGGATCAGTTGTTGAAGAACAGGAACCGGAAATACTACAACAGTCAACGATTAATCCGGAGGTCTTTAAAAAGGTTCAGGAATATCTTCGCGGTGTAATCGTCGATGGAACTGCCAAGGTGGTGTTGACAACACAGGCAGTGGAGGTGGCCGGCAAGACCGGAACCGGAGAGGCGGGATTCGAGGACCAGTGGAGTTCATGGTTTGTAGCCTACGCACCCTTCAACGGACCTCCTGAAGATCAAGTGGTAGTGGCAATTAATGTTGAAGCAGTAAATGATTGGGAATGGTGGGCACCAAAGGCGGCAAATATTATTTTCCAGGGGATATTTGCAGACGAGGATTTCAAACAGGCAGTAAAGTCCTTACGCTGGCAGTGGATGTTTCCCGATCTTTTCAGGGATAAGCCCTGA